The Geoglobus acetivorans genome window below encodes:
- a CDS encoding SPFH domain-containing protein yields the protein MASELLIGLLVVVLLFLLSSIKIVKEYERGVIFRLGRLVGARGPGIFIVIPLLEQMQVVDLRTVTYDVPSQEVVTRDNVTVRVNAVVYYRVLDPEKAVTEVFDYRYATAQIAQTTLRSVIGQAELDELLSEREKLNVRLQHIIDEATNPWGIKVSAVEIKDVELPKEMQRAMAMQAEAERERRAKIIRADGEFQSAMKLKDAAEILAESRGAMMLRILQTMNEIGNAENATIIFPIPIEILEYFKKSKGEE from the coding sequence ATGGCAAGCGAACTTTTGATAGGACTGCTGGTAGTGGTATTGCTGTTCCTGCTGTCCTCGATTAAAATAGTGAAGGAATACGAAAGAGGCGTGATTTTCAGGCTCGGAAGGCTCGTTGGAGCAAGAGGGCCGGGAATATTCATTGTCATACCGCTCCTCGAACAGATGCAGGTAGTTGATTTGAGAACTGTAACTTACGATGTTCCATCACAGGAGGTCGTAACGAGAGATAATGTTACGGTCAGGGTTAATGCAGTCGTTTACTACAGGGTTCTGGATCCTGAAAAAGCCGTGACCGAGGTTTTCGATTACAGATACGCCACAGCCCAGATCGCACAGACAACTCTGAGGAGTGTAATAGGCCAGGCTGAGCTTGATGAACTTCTTTCAGAGAGGGAGAAACTCAACGTTAGACTTCAGCACATTATTGATGAGGCCACAAATCCGTGGGGAATAAAGGTATCTGCAGTTGAAATTAAGGACGTTGAACTCCCCAAAGAAATGCAGAGGGCAATGGCAATGCAGGCTGAAGCGGAGAGAGAAAGAAGAGCCAAGATAATCAGAGCAGATGGTGAATTCCAGTCAGCCATGAAGCTGAAAGACGCCGCTGAGATTCTCGCTGAGAGCAGAGGGGCAATGATGCTGAGAATACTCCAGACCATGAACGAGATTGGCAACGCCGAGAATGCGACAATCATATTCCCGATACCCATAGAGATTCTGGAGTACTTCAAAAAGAGCAAGGGTGAAGAATAA
- a CDS encoding isopentenyl phosphate kinase, with the protein MKILKIGGSLITDKSEGAFEIAKTDIMDMVSRQIRGEVILVHGAGSFGHPHVKKFGLSPEGVSRTHSACLRLNSIFCNSLIEHGLNPIPLHPMEFFNNPDFEFIKELVSMGFIPVLHGDVVLEGGKFRVMSGDEIVRVLAEELGPEAVGFASDLPVIVDGKPVEEINSNNFTEILKRIGDAGNKEDVTGGMKGKLEEAIRIARICDVFIFNGLENGAVEKFLEGRHVGTRLAKII; encoded by the coding sequence TTGAAGATTTTGAAGATTGGCGGGAGCCTTATAACCGACAAGTCTGAAGGAGCGTTTGAGATTGCAAAAACAGACATAATGGACATGGTTTCCAGGCAAATACGTGGTGAGGTAATTCTCGTTCATGGGGCCGGCAGTTTCGGTCATCCTCACGTTAAAAAATTCGGTCTTTCTCCGGAAGGTGTTTCAAGGACGCACAGCGCATGCCTCAGACTCAATTCAATATTCTGCAACTCGCTGATAGAACACGGGCTGAACCCGATTCCTCTGCACCCAATGGAGTTCTTCAACAATCCGGATTTCGAGTTCATAAAGGAACTCGTCTCGATGGGATTCATTCCAGTGCTTCACGGAGATGTTGTTCTGGAAGGCGGTAAGTTCAGGGTGATGAGTGGAGACGAGATTGTCAGAGTACTTGCCGAGGAGCTTGGGCCCGAAGCAGTTGGATTCGCAAGCGACCTGCCTGTGATTGTGGACGGCAAACCCGTCGAGGAAATAAATTCCAATAACTTTACCGAAATTCTAAAGAGGATTGGCGATGCAGGAAACAAGGAAGACGTTACAGGCGGAATGAAGGGTAAACTGGAGGAAGCAATCAGAATAGCCAGAATCTGTGACGTTTTTATATTCAACGGCCTTGAGAATGGGGCCGTTGAGAAATTCCTTGAAGGACGTCATGTCGGAACGCGGCTGGCAAAAATTATTTAA
- the mvk gene encoding mevalonate kinase, which produces MIASSPGKAIIFGEHAVVYGRHAVVSAINLRCYVKAEKSNDFRIISHFGKTGLDFRGEHAYISYAIKRFSESFSIRGVRIEVRSQIPPASGLGSSAAVTVATLGALNAEFEAGMDREEIFELARKVELDVQGIGSGTDPFVSTYGGGWIIPEKRKFSSNVEFGVINTGIESITSEMVRKVRELKEKYPELVERIMDSIDQVALEGARALENGDVTKLSLLFKINQSLLRAIGVSTPEIDRIVADVELSGHSAKITGAGGGGCLLTTGEGDFRIKLSAEGVRVEDFEDWREPYNRQV; this is translated from the coding sequence ATGATCGCCTCATCCCCCGGTAAGGCAATAATATTCGGAGAACATGCTGTGGTTTACGGGAGACACGCTGTCGTATCTGCGATAAACCTGAGATGCTATGTCAAAGCAGAAAAGTCAAACGATTTCCGGATAATCTCACACTTTGGCAAAACCGGTCTGGATTTTAGAGGAGAGCATGCATACATTTCCTATGCAATAAAAAGGTTCTCCGAGTCTTTTAGCATCAGAGGAGTTAGAATTGAGGTGAGAAGCCAGATACCCCCGGCATCAGGACTTGGTAGCTCTGCTGCAGTTACAGTCGCAACACTTGGAGCACTGAATGCCGAATTTGAGGCCGGAATGGACAGAGAGGAAATTTTCGAACTCGCAAGAAAGGTTGAACTCGACGTCCAGGGAATAGGAAGCGGCACAGATCCGTTTGTTTCCACGTACGGGGGAGGCTGGATAATCCCTGAAAAGAGGAAATTTTCGTCGAACGTCGAATTCGGGGTGATAAACACAGGAATAGAGTCCATAACCTCCGAAATGGTCAGAAAGGTAAGGGAACTGAAAGAAAAGTACCCGGAACTGGTTGAGAGGATAATGGATTCAATAGATCAGGTTGCATTGGAGGGCGCCAGAGCGCTCGAAAATGGGGATGTGACAAAGCTGAGTCTACTTTTCAAAATAAACCAGAGTCTCCTCAGGGCCATTGGAGTTAGCACGCCTGAGATAGACAGAATCGTTGCCGATGTTGAATTGAGTGGACATTCAGCAAAAATCACCGGGGCAGGAGGCGGGGGATGTCTGCTGACAACAGGCGAGGGAGACTTCAGGATAAAACTTTCTGCGGAGGGGGTCAGAGTTGAAGATTTTGAAGATTGGCGGGAGCCTTATAACCGACAAGTCTGA